Proteins from a single region of Oryza brachyantha chromosome 6, ObraRS2, whole genome shotgun sequence:
- the LOC102718092 gene encoding very-long-chain 3-oxoacyl-CoA reductase 1-like, whose protein sequence is MLMIWHETSSAAPPAWWFVSLAFLGAAYAAALTLRVLAYLALCVRRPRDLRRRYGAWAVVTGPTSGIGRAVALELARRGVNLVLVDLDAANLEEIAGTIRSRHGVRTKAVVFDLSLVSTAKGDEPLRRLREAVEGLDVGVLVNNAGVGRPGMMFLHEADVEAWVRMMRVNLWAVTEVTAAVLPGMVERGRGAVVNIGSASSEAMPSFPLCTMYGATKRYVAKFSRSLHVEYASKGIHVQCQAPFFVATRMVAGLDEDMRLSPFTVSPDAYARAAVGWIGHGGALCSPSVRHRLLWCLTAAVPESVLDWFVLRSHLAISKLPKRIEAWE, encoded by the exons ATGCTAATGATCTGGCATGagacgtcgtcggcggcgccgccggcgtggtggTTCGTCTCGCTGGCCTTCCTCGGCGCGGCCTACGCCGCCGCGCTCACGCTGCGGGTCCTCGCCTACCTCGCACTGTGTGTTCGCCGCCCCAGggacctccgccgccgctacgGCGCGTGGGCCGTCGTCACCGGGCCGACGTCGGGGATCGGCCGCGCCGTGGCGCTGGAGCTTGCGCGGCGTGGCGTCAACCTCGTGCTCGTCGACCTCGACGCCGCCAACCTCGAGGAGATCGCCGGCACGATCAGGTCCCGGCACGGGGTGCGGACCAAGGCCGTGGTGTTCGACCTCTCGCTCGTCTCCACCGCCAAGGGGGACGAGCcgctgcggcggctgcgggagGCCGTGGAGGGGCTGGACGTCGGGGTGCTGGTGAACAACGCCGGCGTGGGGAGGCCCGGCATGATGTTCCTGCACGAGGCCGACGTGGAGGCGTGGGTGAGGATGATGCGGGTGAACCTGTGGGCGGTGACggaggtgacggcggcggtgctgccGGGGATGGTGGAGCGGGGGCGGGGCGCCGTCGTCAACATCGGCTCGGCGTCGTCGGAGGCCATGCCCTCCTTCCCCCTCTGCACCATGTACGGTGCCACCAAACG GTATGTTGCCAAGTTCTCCCGAAGCCTACACGTCGAGTACGCAAGTAAAGGGATCCATGTGCAATGCCAG gCGCCCTTCTTCGTGGCGACGAGGATGGTGGCAGGCCTGGACGAGGACATGCGGCTGTCGCCGTTCACGGTGAGCCCGGACGCCTACGCGCGTGCGGCGGTGGGATGGatcggccacggcggcgcgctgTGCTCGCCGAGCGTCCGGCACCGGCTGCTGTGgtgcctcaccgccgccgtgccggagTCCGTCCTCGACTGGTTCGTCCTGCGCAGCCACCTGGCGATCAGCAAGCTGCCAAAGCGCATCGAAGCATGGGAATGA
- the LOC102718372 gene encoding very-long-chain 3-oxoacyl-CoA reductase 1-like: MGGSAAAAVRDLRQQEPWLFALTVIGAIYVAAVAFRLLSHLALCLRRPRDLRRRYGAWAVVTGPTSGIGRSMALELAGLGLNLVLVGRDPGKLQDISDAIARSHGRAGVQTKTVVFDLALASTAKGDEALRRLREAVAGLDVGVLVNNAGVARPCAVYLHEADVEAWVKMIRVNLWALTEVTAAVLPGMVERGRGAVVNIGSGSTEAIPSFPLYSVYAATKRYVAEFSRSLYVEYKSKGIDVQCQAPLFVATNMTSGVAKSGADGADAAAAKTSKPRRRRASAFVPTSEAYAAAAARWIGHGAVCMPNLGHRLQWCVARAVPDAVHDRARLRENLRQRAVFQRLRRRPPPDQTKVAAAS; encoded by the exons ATGGGTggcagcgccgccgctgcggtcCGCGACCTTCGGCAGCAGGAGCCGTGGCTCTTCGCTCTGACCGTCATCGGTGCCATctacgtcgccgccgtcgcgttccgcctcctctcccaccTGGCGCTCTGCCTGCGCCGGCCGCgcgacctccgccgccgctacgGCGCCTGGGCCGTCGTCACGGGGCCGACGTCCGGCATCGGGCGGTCCATGGCGCTGGAGCTCGCTGGCCTCGGCCTCAacctcgtcctcgtcggccgCGACCCGGGCAAGCTCCAGGACATCTCGGACGCCATCGCCAGGTCccacggccgcgccggcgtgcAGACCAAGACCGTGGTGTTCGACCTCGCCCTCGCCTCCACCGCCAAGGGGgacgaggcgctgcggcggctgcgggagGCCGTGGCGGGGCTGGACGTCGGGGTGCTGGTGAACAACGCCGGCGTGGCGAGGCCCTGCGCGGTGTACCTGCACGAGGCGGACGTGGAGGCGTGGGTGAAGATGATTCGGGTGAACCTGTGGGCGCTGACGGAGGTCACCGCGGCGGTGCTGCCGGGGATGGTGGAGCGCGGGAGGGGCGCCGTCGTCAACATCGGCTCCGGCTCGACGGAGGCCAtcccctccttccccctctACTCCGTCTACGCCGCCACTAAACG GTACGTTGCGGAGTTCTCGAGGAGTCTTTACGTGGAATACAAGAGCAAAGGAATTGATGTTCAATGCCAG GCCCCGCTGTTTGTGGCGACCAACATGACCTCCGGCGTGGCGAAGTCCGGGGCCGACGGCgctgacgcggcggcggccaagaCCAGCaagccccggcggcggcgggcctcGGCGTTCGTGCCGACCTCGGAGGcctacgcggcggcggcggcgcggtggatcGGCCACGGCGCGGTCTGCATGCCGAACCTCGGCCACCGGCTCCAGTGgtgcgtcgcccgcgccgtgccGGACGCCGTCCACGACCGGGCCCGCCTCCGGGAGAACCTCCGGCAGAGGGCCGTCTTCCAGCggctgcgccgccggccgccgcctgatCAGACGAAGGTGGCGGCtgctagttaa
- the LOC102718658 gene encoding very-long-chain 3-oxoacyl-CoA reductase 1-like → MAVPIWFILLATLGAVHVAAAVFRLIAVLSSGLRRPKDLRRRYGEWAVVTGPTSGIGRAMALELAARGLDVVLVGRDRAKLREVADAVTRSHGVRTKTVVFDFSLVSTVQGEKAMAALREAVEEVDVGVLVNNAGVVKPGAMFLHEADVEAWVRMIRVNDLALTKVTAAVLPGMVERRRGAVVNIGSASSSVLPSFPLYSVYVGTKAYVAEFSRGLSVEYKSKGIDVQCQVPFLVDTKMISAAVRGKYVPLVVTAEEYARAAARSIGDGRRVCVPNTAHRLQQLLLRCTPEFAVDWCLLRLHLHHRAVFRAIRSSSGRRYSSTHRTPDGGQPATN, encoded by the exons ATGGCCGTGCCGATATGGTTCATCTTGCTGGCCACCCTCGGCGCCGTccatgtcgccgccgccgtcttccgcCTCATCGCCGTCCTCTCGTCCGGCCTGCGCCGTCCCAAggacctccgccgccgctacgGCGAGTGGGCCGTCGTCACGGGGCCGACGTCCGGCATCGGCCGGGCCATGGCGCTGgagctcgcggctcgcggcctcgacgtcgtcctcgtcggccgtgACCGCGCCAAGCTCCGGGaagtcgccgacgccgtcaccCGGTCCCACGGCGTGCGGACCAAGACCGTGGTGTTCGACTTCTCCCTCGTGTCCACCGTGCAAG GTGAgaaggcgatggcggcgctgagggaggcggtggaggaggtggacgtCGGGGTGCTGGTGAACAACGCCGGGGTGGTGAAGCCGGGCGCGATGTTCCTGCACGAGGCGGACGTGGAGGCGTGGGTGAGGATGATTCGGGTGAACGACCTGGCCCTGACgaaggtgacggcggcggtgctgccGGGGATGGTGGAGCGCCGGAGGGGCGCCGTCGTCAACATCGgctcggcgtcgtcgtcggtcctcccctccttccctctctaCTCCGTCTACGTCGGCACCAAGGC ATATGTTGCTGAATTCTCGAGGGGCCTCTCCGTGGAGTACAAGAGCAAAGGAATCGACGTGCAATGCCAG GTGCCGTTCCTGGTGGACACGAAGATGATATCGGCAGCTGTGAGGGGCAAATACGTGCCGCTGGTGGTGACGGCGGAGGAGTacgcccgggcggcggcgcggagcatcggcgacgggcggcgggtGTGCGTGCCCAACACGGCGCACCGGctccagcagctgctgctgcggtgcACCCCGGAGTTCGCCGTCGACTGGTGCCTCCTGCGGCTCCACCTGCACCACCGCGCCGTCTTTCGGGCCATTAGGTCCTCCTCCGGCCGGCGCTACTCCTCCACACACCGCACCCCGGATGGTGGCCAGCCagcaactaattaa